One Thermicanus aegyptius DSM 12793 DNA segment encodes these proteins:
- a CDS encoding baseplate J/gp47 family protein has translation MYEAQTYEAILQRMLNRVPADVDKREGSIIYDALAPAAAELAQMYIELDTNMRLTFADTSSGEYLTRRAAEIGISRKPATKARRRGFFYDGNNALMDVPIGSRFRIDDVIFVAVEKLAVGDFVLECETAGEVGNVPSGDMLPIDYINGLSKAVVADIIERGAEEEDDESLRRRYFDNLRGQAFGGNIADYKSKTLAIEGVMAVKVYPVWNGPGTVKLVILGANYLPADSGLVDRVQNDMDPPPQGEGYGIAPIGHVVTVESAAGVSINVETTLTLDTGYTTASVMPDVTAKIEAYLDELRKSWQDTNQTIVRVALIDARILDVPGVLDVTGTKLNGVAANVTLASDEVPVLGQVMING, from the coding sequence ATGTATGAGGCGCAGACCTACGAAGCAATCCTGCAACGGATGCTGAATCGAGTTCCGGCGGACGTCGACAAACGAGAGGGAAGTATCATTTACGATGCACTGGCACCGGCGGCAGCGGAACTCGCACAAATGTACATCGAACTCGACACGAACATGCGCCTGACTTTCGCCGACACGTCCAGCGGCGAGTATCTGACCCGCCGCGCGGCGGAGATTGGCATCTCCCGCAAGCCGGCTACCAAAGCGCGGAGGCGCGGGTTCTTTTACGACGGCAATAACGCACTGATGGACGTGCCGATCGGCTCTCGATTCCGCATCGATGATGTGATCTTTGTCGCGGTTGAAAAGCTTGCCGTTGGCGATTTTGTGCTCGAATGTGAAACAGCTGGTGAGGTTGGAAACGTCCCCAGCGGCGACATGCTGCCGATCGACTACATCAACGGTCTTAGCAAGGCTGTGGTGGCCGACATCATCGAACGTGGCGCAGAGGAAGAGGACGACGAGAGTTTGCGAAGGAGGTATTTTGATAACTTGCGTGGGCAAGCCTTCGGCGGAAATATCGCCGACTACAAGAGTAAAACCCTGGCCATTGAGGGCGTAATGGCGGTCAAAGTATACCCCGTTTGGAACGGTCCTGGTACGGTGAAACTCGTCATTCTTGGGGCCAATTACCTTCCTGCTGATTCCGGACTGGTGGATCGGGTACAAAATGATATGGACCCGCCGCCACAAGGCGAGGGCTACGGCATTGCGCCGATCGGCCATGTGGTGACGGTGGAGAGCGCTGCTGGGGTTTCAATCAATGTGGAGACGACGCTGACGCTTGACACAGGATACACAACCGCCAGTGTAATGCCTGATGTGACTGCCAAGATCGAGGCTTATCTTGATGAACTGCGCAAATCGTGGCAGGACACAAACCAAACCATCGTACGTGTCGCGCTGATCGACGCGCGTATTTTGGACGTTCCTGGTGTACTGGACGTAACCGGAACAAAACTGAACGGCGTCGCTGCGAATGTGACGCTTGCGTCGGACGAAGTTCCAGTTCTAGGGCAGGTGATGATCAATGGCTAA
- a CDS encoding DUF2634 domain-containing protein, with amino-acid sequence MIPTGGSIDNQNTQTVEQPSRTWRLDFDHGRVAGMIDGLDAVQQAVAKILQTERFRHLIYDADYGVELNGLIGQNFMFVQSELRRRIREALTQDDRIEDVMDFQIDIVGDTVAVRFTVVSSFGSFHKEVTAHV; translated from the coding sequence ATGATTCCGACCGGTGGAAGCATCGACAATCAGAATACACAGACCGTCGAACAGCCCTCACGCACATGGAGATTGGATTTCGACCATGGGCGCGTGGCAGGAATGATCGACGGGCTTGATGCGGTTCAGCAGGCTGTGGCGAAGATTCTGCAGACGGAACGTTTCCGGCACCTGATCTATGATGCCGATTACGGAGTTGAATTGAATGGACTCATCGGCCAGAATTTCATGTTTGTTCAGTCTGAATTGCGCAGGAGAATTCGAGAGGCACTAACACAGGATGACCGAATTGAGGACGTGATGGACTTTCAGATCGATATCGTCGGGGATACGGTAGCGGTTCGGTTTACCGTCGTATCGTCGTTCGGATCATTCCATAAGGAGGTGACGGCACATGTATGA
- a CDS encoding DUF2577 domain-containing protein: MLNIIKQAALDALEAGQPVAVMFGAVTKTNPLEVNVDQRFTLSEDFLMQTNTAKYLQAGDKVVLLRIQGGQKYLILDKVVNG; encoded by the coding sequence ATGTTGAACATTATCAAACAGGCTGCTCTTGACGCATTGGAAGCCGGCCAACCCGTTGCTGTGATGTTCGGGGCCGTTACAAAAACCAATCCTCTGGAGGTGAACGTGGATCAGCGTTTCACTCTCTCGGAGGATTTTTTGATGCAGACAAACACGGCTAAGTACCTACAAGCGGGTGATAAGGTGGTACTACTCAGAATCCAGGGTGGCCAGAAATATTTGATCTTGGATAAGGTGGTGAACGGATGA
- a CDS encoding XkdQ/YqbQ family protein yields MLEILLDNKNGNVWDLSQIAKDLTWTTTRVGRPASVEFTIINSGIYQDRAFAVNNGDIARVRKDGANVFYGYVFSVKINQDAEISVKAYDQVRYLLNKSTYVFKGVTTGDVIRKIAADFNLKVGLIDDTGHRIPSMVEDGQTLLDIIEKANTLTMSATGRFFVFFDDFGALSLRDVRSFEAGFYIGDGSLMTGFEHSRDIDQDTYNRIKLYKKETGKREVYMAQDSANIARWGVLQLYESVDEEKNAAQINELLTQLTRLKNREQKSLKIEAIGDIRVRAGIYLPVVIESLGINQPMMVDEVTHKFDGEDHTMSLTLKVI; encoded by the coding sequence ATGCTTGAAATTCTGCTCGACAATAAAAACGGCAACGTGTGGGATCTGTCGCAGATCGCCAAAGACCTGACTTGGACAACCACTCGCGTCGGCCGTCCGGCAAGCGTGGAGTTCACCATCATCAACAGCGGCATCTATCAGGATCGAGCGTTCGCGGTAAACAACGGTGATATCGCTCGCGTGCGGAAAGACGGCGCGAATGTGTTCTACGGGTACGTGTTCAGCGTCAAGATAAACCAAGATGCCGAGATCAGCGTCAAGGCATACGACCAGGTTCGGTATCTGCTTAACAAAAGCACGTACGTCTTCAAGGGTGTCACGACCGGCGATGTCATCCGAAAGATCGCTGCGGATTTCAACCTGAAAGTCGGTTTGATCGACGACACAGGGCACCGGATCCCATCCATGGTCGAGGATGGCCAGACACTGTTGGACATCATCGAAAAAGCCAACACGCTCACCATGTCGGCTACGGGGAGGTTTTTCGTGTTCTTCGACGACTTCGGCGCCTTGTCGCTTCGGGATGTGAGGTCGTTCGAGGCCGGTTTCTATATCGGTGACGGTAGCTTGATGACCGGTTTCGAACATTCCCGGGACATCGACCAAGACACATACAACCGGATCAAGCTGTACAAAAAGGAAACCGGCAAGCGCGAGGTGTACATGGCGCAGGACAGTGCCAATATCGCCCGGTGGGGCGTGCTGCAGCTGTATGAGAGTGTGGACGAGGAGAAAAACGCAGCTCAAATCAACGAACTTCTGACACAGCTGACACGGCTCAAAAACCGAGAGCAAAAGAGCCTAAAAATCGAAGCCATCGGAGACATTCGGGTCCGTGCCGGCATATATCTACCGGTCGTCATTGAATCGCTCGGAATCAATCAACCCATGATGGTGGATGAAGTGACCCATAAGTTCGACGGAGAAGATCATACGATGAGCTTGACATTGAAGGTGATTTGA
- a CDS encoding LysM peptidoglycan-binding domain-containing protein, which translates to MADRYGIWLSWNNQEEGFELPVLPGEIGPSIRGDDVGHDVFGLGKINVIKDRELAGYTIESIFPAQRYPFVTASIVLEPKVYIDYIMRWWETKRPIRFVAVTSTMEVNTPASIEGFEWKEVAGSPGDISFSLRLREYRFYAARKVQVAQQVGGGTTVQKPKPKRPDERVPPKTYTLAPGDNLWKVAQKVLGDGSRWREIQRLNGLSDAQLKKLPVGMVLKLPTEGGKAYA; encoded by the coding sequence TTGGCTGACCGATACGGTATTTGGCTCAGTTGGAACAACCAGGAGGAAGGTTTTGAGCTTCCAGTCCTCCCCGGTGAAATCGGTCCCAGCATTCGCGGGGACGATGTTGGGCATGACGTTTTCGGGCTCGGCAAAATCAATGTCATCAAGGACCGCGAGCTAGCAGGATACACGATTGAAAGTATATTCCCGGCTCAGCGATATCCGTTCGTCACAGCCTCGATTGTCCTTGAGCCGAAGGTATATATCGACTACATCATGCGTTGGTGGGAAACCAAGCGCCCGATCCGGTTTGTGGCCGTCACATCCACGATGGAAGTCAACACACCTGCCAGCATTGAAGGGTTCGAATGGAAAGAGGTCGCCGGCAGCCCCGGAGACATTTCGTTTTCACTGCGGCTGAGAGAATACCGGTTCTATGCCGCCAGGAAGGTGCAGGTGGCCCAGCAGGTTGGCGGCGGGACGACGGTGCAGAAGCCGAAACCAAAGCGCCCGGATGAGCGCGTGCCGCCCAAGACGTACACGCTGGCACCCGGGGACAACCTCTGGAAAGTCGCGCAAAAGGTACTTGGTGACGGCTCCAGGTGGCGCGAGATTCAGCGACTGAATGGGTTGAGCGACGCGCAGCTGAAAAAGCTGCCGGTTGGGATGGTGCTGAAGCTGCCGACAGAAGGCGGGAAGGCATATGCTTGA
- a CDS encoding tape measure protein, with amino-acid sequence MPTISSTIKMMDGMSGPLKSIMNSMNLMIRAFEQMQNVTERNTNVDRLLAASQREIASATAEINRQIEQADKAQKQFNQSLKLGESGAGGLLRSIKGIAATYFSLQGIRAVANISDEYVNSLARLNLINDGLQTTAQLQDKIFAAANRARGSYTDMAGVIGRMGVLAGKVFSSNDELIAFTELMQKAFRVGGASTIEQQSAMYQLSQAMAAGRLQGDEFRTIMEAAPRLAQAIADVTGKSMGDLKTMSAEGVITADIIKAAMFNAADDINKKFATMPMTFGDVMNQLKNSALQAFGPAIQQISRMLNDPKMASGIEGVGKAMAAAAVAAVWLLNVVGDIFNFITSNWPTIEPIVWGIVGAFGAWFFITKLQAISQGLLAIRTAAVTAAVFYLTFATEGLTAAWATLNAVQKANVFVLLISAIVALAMWLINLWNTNDQFAAGLMRTWNTILNFFDQVPIFFDKVGKGIFEALAWVDLEIVKLVDSMTNTVIDGINWMIEQLNKIPGVSLETIGHVSYAAKEALALEARRQAMDKNLAEKISSAAAKAAEREQKVKDFLANRAAERAKQVAEKQAAQAKGYDFSKWQTKPDIGKVDEVGKIRDTVDISSEDLKMMRELAEMKSIQNFVSLTPTVTVHTGPVNKKSDIDEIIARIERSLTEQIASSARGVYGLG; translated from the coding sequence ATGCCAACAATTTCCTCCACAATTAAAATGATGGATGGTATGAGTGGACCGCTTAAATCCATTATGAACAGCATGAATCTGATGATCAGGGCGTTCGAGCAGATGCAGAACGTCACTGAACGAAATACGAATGTAGATCGATTGTTGGCGGCTTCACAGAGGGAGATTGCTTCTGCCACGGCTGAAATTAATCGCCAGATCGAGCAAGCAGATAAGGCGCAGAAGCAATTTAATCAATCATTGAAATTAGGAGAAAGCGGAGCGGGTGGATTACTGAGATCAATCAAAGGTATCGCAGCGACTTACTTTTCTCTCCAAGGTATACGAGCTGTCGCTAACATTAGTGATGAATATGTGAACTCTTTGGCTAGGCTTAATTTGATCAATGATGGATTACAAACAACCGCACAATTGCAGGACAAAATCTTTGCTGCTGCCAATCGTGCTCGAGGAAGCTACACCGACATGGCAGGAGTAATCGGGCGGATGGGCGTTCTTGCAGGAAAGGTGTTCAGTAGCAATGACGAGCTGATCGCCTTTACGGAACTCATGCAAAAAGCTTTCCGAGTTGGTGGTGCGTCGACCATAGAACAGCAATCTGCAATGTATCAATTGTCGCAAGCAATGGCCGCAGGAAGGCTTCAAGGCGATGAGTTCCGGACGATTATGGAAGCTGCCCCGAGACTTGCCCAAGCCATTGCAGATGTTACTGGGAAGTCTATGGGCGATTTGAAAACAATGTCGGCAGAAGGCGTAATTACAGCGGACATTATAAAAGCAGCAATGTTTAATGCTGCAGATGACATCAATAAAAAATTTGCAACGATGCCGATGACGTTTGGGGATGTTATGAATCAGCTTAAAAATTCTGCGCTTCAAGCATTTGGTCCGGCAATACAACAAATAAGCCGAATGCTCAATGATCCTAAAATGGCTAGCGGAATTGAAGGAGTGGGAAAAGCCATGGCTGCTGCAGCCGTCGCTGCAGTTTGGCTTCTGAACGTGGTAGGCGATATTTTTAATTTTATAACTTCAAATTGGCCAACCATCGAACCTATAGTTTGGGGAATTGTGGGTGCTTTTGGAGCTTGGTTTTTTATAACCAAACTACAGGCCATTTCTCAGGGGTTGCTCGCTATTAGAACAGCGGCAGTTACAGCAGCAGTATTTTATCTAACCTTCGCGACGGAAGGTTTAACAGCTGCTTGGGCGACGCTGAACGCAGTCCAAAAAGCAAATGTCTTTGTTTTGCTTATCTCTGCGATCGTTGCTTTGGCGATGTGGCTAATTAATCTTTGGAATACAAATGATCAATTCGCCGCAGGACTTATGCGGACATGGAATACGATTTTAAACTTTTTCGACCAGGTTCCAATCTTTTTTGATAAAGTCGGTAAAGGTATTTTTGAAGCACTGGCTTGGGTTGACTTAGAGATAGTAAAGCTCGTCGATTCAATGACGAACACCGTTATCGACGGGATTAACTGGATGATTGAACAGTTAAATAAGATACCTGGTGTAAGTTTGGAAACGATCGGTCATGTGAGTTACGCTGCTAAAGAAGCCTTAGCATTAGAGGCGCGCCGGCAGGCGATGGATAAGAATCTGGCTGAAAAAATTAGTTCTGCAGCGGCAAAAGCGGCGGAACGGGAACAGAAAGTGAAAGACTTCTTGGCTAATCGCGCAGCAGAACGCGCGAAACAAGTAGCAGAGAAACAGGCCGCACAGGCGAAAGGCTATGACTTTTCCAAGTGGCAGACAAAACCAGACATCGGCAAAGTCGATGAAGTAGGCAAAATCCGCGACACCGTGGACATTTCTAGCGAAGACCTAAAAATGATGCGGGAACTGGCAGAAATGAAGAGCATCCAAAATTTTGTTTCACTGACTCCTACGGTGACGGTTCATACCGGACCCGTGAACAAGAAAAGCGATATCGACGAGATTATAGCACGCATTGAAAGGTCGCTGACTGAGCAGATTGCATCTTCAGCCCGGGGGGTGTACGGCCTTGGCTGA
- a CDS encoding phage tail assembly chaperone, protein MSTLQDFLNSHPVDNLTDEVVVSPRFKDKDGNILKFKIKAMTNQTFDELRKRYTRVGKGRKVEFDAQGFNTAVVIEHTLDPDFKDADSIKKLGCATPDEYLNKVLLSGEIATLVNKIQELSGFDIDMEALVEEAKN, encoded by the coding sequence ATGAGCACGTTACAGGATTTTCTCAATTCTCATCCGGTCGATAATTTGACCGATGAGGTCGTCGTTTCGCCTAGGTTCAAAGATAAGGACGGAAATATCCTTAAATTCAAGATCAAGGCGATGACGAACCAAACCTTTGATGAGCTGCGGAAGCGATACACGCGCGTCGGAAAGGGCCGTAAGGTCGAATTTGACGCGCAGGGTTTTAACACGGCTGTCGTGATCGAGCATACGCTGGATCCAGACTTCAAGGATGCGGATAGTATCAAGAAGCTCGGCTGTGCTACACCGGATGAGTATTTAAACAAGGTGCTCCTTTCTGGCGAGATCGCGACGCTTGTTAACAAAATTCAGGAGCTAAGTGGCTTTGACATTGATATGGAGGCGCTCGTCGAGGAAGCAAAAAACTGA
- a CDS encoding phage tail tube protein encodes MFFREGDAISGKQARAYATINGRVEELFYARSLEATIEKNKVDVPVLGKTNTPQRSAGWKGSGTLTIYYVTSIFRQLMVEYVKTGRDFWFDLQIVNEDPQSSTGKQTVLLRGCNLDSVTIAKFDATSDDMLEEELPFTFSDADLLDQFNTITGA; translated from the coding sequence GTGTTTTTCCGTGAAGGCGACGCAATCAGCGGGAAACAGGCAAGGGCTTACGCAACAATTAACGGGCGCGTTGAGGAGCTGTTTTATGCCCGCTCTTTAGAGGCGACGATCGAAAAGAACAAAGTCGACGTGCCGGTGCTGGGTAAAACCAATACGCCGCAACGGTCAGCTGGGTGGAAGGGATCTGGTACGCTGACCATTTACTACGTAACTTCTATCTTCCGTCAATTAATGGTGGAGTACGTTAAAACAGGTCGTGATTTTTGGTTTGATCTTCAAATTGTTAATGAGGATCCTCAATCTAGTACAGGCAAACAGACTGTGCTGTTAAGAGGATGCAACCTAGACAGTGTTACGATCGCTAAATTTGATGCAACAAGTGACGATATGCTCGAAGAGGAATTGCCGTTTACGTTCAGCGATGCGGATCTGTTGGACCAATTCAACACCATTACGGGCGCCTAA
- a CDS encoding phage tail sheath family protein → MPAGGTWTVQNKVRPGVYINFVGEAKPLGTLGERGFVSLPLPLSWGPAKQVIAVEAGADTFDTLGYPITEPQLLLVREALKRARTLLLYRLNTGTKATATIGTNLTVTAKHGGVRGNDASIIVQSNIDDPAKFDVKTLVSGQEVDLQTVATIEELKSNTWVDFSGTGSLTTTAGAPLTGGADGSVTAQDYLDYLAAIEVHDFNTIGLTATDAMTKDVFVSFAKRLRDTEGKKIQVVMENYPLADYEGVISVKNGVVLTDGTTLTASQAVAWVAGATAGAAPNQSLTYDAYDGAVDVAPKYTNSQIIAALQNGEFLFTAMDGRAIVEQDINTLHTFTPTKGKAFSKNRVIRVLDGLANDYMRVFSQSYIGKVANNDDGRNLFKSEIINITNQYQNIGAVQNFDPQTDLEVLPGADVDAVVVNQWVQPIDSIEKIYMTVTVR, encoded by the coding sequence GCCCGCAGGTGGAACGTGGACAGTTCAAAACAAGGTACGCCCTGGTGTGTATATCAACTTTGTAGGAGAAGCCAAACCTTTAGGGACACTCGGCGAGCGCGGCTTCGTAAGCCTACCCTTGCCGCTCTCCTGGGGTCCCGCTAAGCAGGTAATCGCGGTCGAGGCCGGCGCGGACACGTTTGACACACTCGGCTATCCGATTACGGAGCCGCAGTTGCTCCTGGTTCGGGAAGCGCTGAAACGGGCCCGGACACTGCTCTTGTACAGGCTCAACACAGGAACAAAGGCGACGGCCACGATTGGAACAAATTTGACTGTGACGGCCAAACATGGCGGTGTACGGGGGAACGATGCCAGCATTATCGTTCAGTCGAACATTGACGATCCGGCTAAGTTTGACGTGAAGACGCTCGTCTCCGGGCAGGAAGTTGATCTGCAGACCGTTGCAACCATTGAAGAACTGAAGTCGAATACTTGGGTCGATTTTAGCGGAACCGGGTCTCTCACGACAACCGCCGGGGCACCGCTAACCGGTGGGGCAGACGGTAGTGTAACGGCGCAGGACTACCTGGATTACCTTGCCGCTATCGAAGTCCACGACTTCAACACCATCGGCTTGACGGCGACGGATGCGATGACCAAAGACGTGTTCGTATCGTTTGCAAAGCGGCTCCGGGATACTGAAGGAAAGAAGATTCAAGTCGTCATGGAAAACTACCCGTTGGCTGACTATGAGGGAGTCATTTCGGTGAAAAACGGCGTTGTGCTGACAGACGGGACAACGCTTACTGCATCGCAGGCGGTCGCGTGGGTGGCCGGGGCGACGGCCGGGGCCGCGCCGAACCAGTCGCTCACATATGACGCTTATGACGGTGCGGTAGACGTGGCGCCGAAGTACACCAATAGCCAGATTATTGCGGCCCTGCAAAATGGCGAATTCCTGTTCACAGCGATGGACGGCAGGGCCATTGTTGAGCAGGATATCAACACGTTGCACACGTTCACTCCGACGAAAGGTAAGGCATTCAGCAAAAACCGCGTTATTCGGGTGCTGGATGGTTTGGCCAATGACTATATGCGGGTGTTCAGCCAATCCTACATTGGCAAGGTGGCGAACAACGATGACGGCCGTAACCTGTTTAAGTCCGAAATCATCAACATCACCAATCAGTACCAGAACATCGGCGCGGTGCAAAACTTCGATCCGCAGACGGATCTTGAGGTTCTCCCGGGGGCAGATGTTGATGCGGTTGTGGTGAATCAGTGGGTACAGCCGATTGACTCCATCGAGAAAATCTATATGACCGTGACGGTCCGGTAA